The following proteins come from a genomic window of Deltaproteobacteria bacterium:
- a CDS encoding PEGA domain-containing protein, which produces MKRLVAVAAILLVPSLAMAKKAPSLPVMQFEVTNGADPKSAALATDAASESLRDLNVFKVISSDDIKKILSFQRDKATLGGKCNEDQCLAEIGGALGADFMVSGKVTKLGSTLKLELQLFNNAKAKVDNAVSQDDIKDDKGLVDAAKNLARRAVAPILEKNSGQLFVNVTAQGADGATIDIDDKTAGVTTPPGVQPPPIPLGWGPHHVRVKKEGFLTFEKDIQIDEGQSTTLVVTLVPSPDFIDAYKSRNSKLRIGAYATGVIAIAAAGFAVEQNYENSKLYRAYDAYRLYQDGNANQSALAAATDTNHHYSSAADACSAMERLTGLPQSGSSTDCANANQKAYQNGSSQLTRIYLVSGLGVVAAGTAVTLYILSDDPHRYDSFLQANPSGDAAPASGTAPAAASPEKTGAKLVPQFGFVPLQGGFFSSVGVSF; this is translated from the coding sequence ATGAAGCGCCTGGTCGCCGTCGCTGCCATCCTGCTCGTCCCGTCGCTGGCCATGGCGAAGAAGGCGCCCTCGCTCCCGGTGATGCAGTTCGAGGTGACGAACGGCGCCGACCCCAAGTCGGCCGCGCTCGCGACGGATGCTGCCTCGGAGAGCCTCCGCGACCTCAACGTCTTCAAGGTCATCTCCAGCGACGACATCAAGAAGATCCTCTCCTTCCAGCGCGACAAGGCGACGCTGGGCGGAAAGTGCAACGAGGACCAGTGCCTCGCGGAGATCGGCGGCGCGCTCGGCGCGGACTTCATGGTCTCGGGCAAGGTCACCAAGCTGGGCAGCACGCTCAAGCTGGAGCTGCAGCTCTTCAACAACGCCAAAGCAAAAGTCGACAACGCCGTCAGCCAGGACGACATCAAGGATGACAAGGGCCTCGTCGACGCGGCCAAGAACCTCGCCCGCCGCGCGGTGGCGCCGATCCTGGAGAAGAACTCCGGCCAGCTCTTCGTGAACGTGACCGCCCAGGGCGCCGACGGCGCGACCATCGACATCGACGACAAGACCGCGGGCGTCACCACCCCGCCGGGCGTGCAGCCGCCGCCCATCCCGCTGGGCTGGGGCCCGCACCACGTGCGCGTGAAGAAGGAAGGCTTCCTCACCTTCGAGAAGGACATCCAGATCGACGAAGGTCAGTCGACCACGCTCGTCGTCACCCTGGTGCCCTCGCCCGACTTCATCGACGCCTACAAGAGCCGCAACTCCAAGCTGCGCATCGGCGCGTACGCCACGGGCGTGATCGCCATCGCCGCCGCCGGCTTCGCGGTGGAGCAGAACTACGAGAACTCGAAGCTGTACCGCGCCTACGACGCCTACCGCCTCTACCAGGACGGCAACGCCAACCAGTCGGCGCTCGCGGCGGCCACCGACACCAACCACCACTACTCCAGCGCCGCCGACGCCTGCTCGGCCATGGAGCGCCTCACCGGCCTGCCCCAGAGCGGAAGCAGCACCGACTGCGCCAACGCCAACCAGAAGGCGTACCAGAACGGCTCCTCGCAGCTCACCCGCATTTACCTGGTGTCTGGCCTGGGCGTGGTGGCCGCGGGCACCGCGGTGACCCTCTACATCCTCAGCGACGATCCGCACCGCTACGACAGCTTCCTGCAGGCCAACCCGAGCGGCGACGCTGCCCCCGCGAGCGGCACCGCGCCCGCGGCAGCCTCGCCGG